The sequence below is a genomic window from Verrucomicrobiia bacterium.
GCCATTGAGGAATAGCTGCCCGATTCCTGAGGCCTTGTCGTAGGTCACGGCGACATGTTGAAAGAGCCCTGGAACCAGGAGATTGCCGGGCGACTGCAACACGTGTGAGTTACCGTTAGTATCGAAGAGGTTTGCGTATAACGAACCCGTTTGGGTGGTCCACAGATGCACGCCATAATTTCCTACCGGGCTCCAGTCGAGAATCGGTTCATTAAAAAGCTGTGTGGGGCTAATCCAGCACTCCAATGTCAGCCCGTTACTCTGCCCGATATCAAGGCTGGTTGAGGCGGGGACCCGCACGTAATTCGTGGTGCCGTCGAAACCGAATGCGGACCCGACCTCTCCGACGCTAAAGAAAATTCCAGCGGTCGGGCTGGCTGGATTCCTCCCTGTCTCATCGGCGCCGCAGTACTCGCCGCGCCACCAACTCACCAGGTTAGCCGGTTCCGGTACGCAATTTGTGAAATCTCCAAATGCAGTCGTGTGCAGGCCAAACGTCAAGAGAGGCAACAATAACCTGGGGAGGCGTTTGGGTTTGAGATTCATGCGTTTTGATTTAAAGCTTTGGCTCAACCGCACCGGCAATAGGCGAGCGGATGCTAAAGTATTGCATTAGCTCTGTCAATGCTAATCATCGCGACCCGAGCCGGCAGTCAGCGGCAGGAGGTGTAAATTAGACAGGCGGAGCGAGCGCGAAGTTCACCTTGAGAGCACCGAGAGCGCCGCGAGGCGCCGGTCCACGCAAAAAATAGCCAATTTGCCCCAGAGGGACCCGGCCCTTTGATCCCCCAAGTTTGTCCTCTATGTCATCTAAGCTTGTCTTGACAATGCGGACATCGATATGTATATTTTGGCTCAATTCAGAAATCAGAGCTTCGCTTCTATGAGCACACGAACGAACCTCGTTCTCCCCGCCCGACCGGTATCGGTAACCCTGCTTCAATGGGGCCGCGTTGCAGTGTTCATTTGCTGCCTGCTTAGCACTTCATCGTCAGTCTGGGGGCAGTACACGCCCCCAACAACCGGCCTGGTAGGTTGGTGGCGAGGGGAAGGAAACGCAAACGACAGCGCTGGCGGGCACAACGGCACTCTGTTGGATGGTGTTGGTTTCGACACAGGTCTTTTTGGCCAAGCTTTTAGTTTCGCGGGCACAGCGAATCGCGTTTATATCCCAGACAGCCCGGATTTTAAACTGACAAATTCATTGACCATAAGCGCATGGATTTTCATCAAGGCCAATTGCTGGCATGTGTTGGAGAGGTCGGGAGGCCAGTCAGGAACGTCTCGCTACGGTCTCACGGTGGATGATGCTGGCGGTATGTCCTTTGGCATCTCCACGGCTACCACCGGGGACTCGTTGACTACCCCGATCGAGTATAATAAATGGAAGCAGGTCACCGCCACGCTCGATGGAGCAACTGGGGAGATGCGAATCTACATCGACGGCGCGGTGGCCGCCCAGAAGACCACCACTTTGAGGCCGGCTGCCGATATTGATCCCTCGCAACAACCGGGCATCGGGATCGGAAACAGCCCCGTGAGCGGTGGATTTCCATTTATTGGATTGATCGATGAAGTAGTTTTGGGTCTGTGGCAGAATTTGTGGGCCAAAATGGCACTACGGCCCGTGCCCGAGTCGTCTTCGGACTGGGACGAGTTGGCACACCCGGCGCTGGCGCGTGCAATTCTGAGTTTTTCGCTTTGGACCATGGCTTGCAGGGCATCCGATATCGCTCTGGTCGAGTGGTTACTACATCATCGGACAGGCATTTCAGGCCGGTTTTGCCTGGAA
It includes:
- a CDS encoding LamG domain-containing protein, which gives rise to MSTRTNLVLPARPVSVTLLQWGRVAVFICCLLSTSSSVWGQYTPPTTGLVGWWRGEGNANDSAGGHNGTLLDGVGFDTGLFGQAFSFAGTANRVYIPDSPDFKLTNSLTISAWIFIKANCWHVLERSGGQSGTSRYGLTVDDAGGMSFGISTATTGDSLTTPIEYNKWKQVTATLDGATGEMRIYIDGAVAAQKTTTLRPAADIDPSQQPGIGIGNSPVSGGFPFIGLIDEVVLGLWQNLWAKMALRPVPESSSDWDELAHPALARAILSFSLWTMACRASDIALVEWLLHHRTGISGRFCLENGAVLIPTARWQPTNSAHEA